The DNA segment TTAGACATGCCATTAAATCCTCTAAAATACTGTTTGACGTAGCGACTAAAGCTTCAAGGCAGTTTGCCCCTTCAATATTTTGTCCTGACTGATTCACACCCAAAAGTGTATTAAATGATGGTTAAgctttttaacaataaaacccagaataaataaataaatgtatattttttacgTTCACAATCTCTGtaattttgatataaaaattcTGGATTTGGGGCTGAATTGTTATTCCAATACGCAATTTTGATCCGTGATCAAATAAAACACTATGCAggtatttatagaaaataacgtttccttaaaaaaaaaaaaacactaaaaacaacccaaaaagaacaaaactgttCACCAGTTGTTAAAGGCAGGTATGAAGTTTCCCTAAGGAGAGTAGAAACTAATGCATGGTTATTACTTTCTGTAGATTCGAAGGTTTAAAAGCAACTGAAACTGCAGAAGAACTGGCAAAGGGGCGAAAAGGAAAGCACCCACAATTAAAGTAAACCGACTGGCTTACAATTTTCATTTAATCCATGCATAAAGCGCAATATTTATAAAGCAATAAAGTAGAGATGCACTGAGAAACTGGCTAATCTTATTTTATGATGACCTGAAACCAACATCTGATCTTTCTTCTGATTAGTAAAAGTACCAACAGGTCAATGCAGAAAACTTCCCTCTGTGAGGAAGCTGTCACTAAGACTGTTGGATAATCTCAATGtcgggttttctttttttgtgggggggggAGGTTTCCAGAGCGAGTGAAGTTTTACCATCCTTATAGAAGGTGAAAAACACTTTCCACAGACATGATGGAGGGAGTGAAACTTCAGACAATATTCAGTGAGCAAATGAACAACTTAGTCCAGTAACTTCAAACTCCAGTCCACAAGGGCCAATGCCacacaacttttagatgcattccCATCTTAAAGATTTAGGTCATTAACAGGATAACAAAGTTGAATGAATGCTGAGAAAGCATTTCGGCCACTTGAATCAGATGTTAGAGGGAAcgtctaaaagctgcaggacaccagGGACATGAAGACTGAGTTCTGACTTAAACATAAACAATCTAATTTGGTTGGATATTTGATTTGAATggattttgcaaaaaaaaaaattatatatatatattattaccTTTATATTTAACAAAGTCTTGCAAGGAAGCAAATGAGGAAtgagttacatttttttatatttggattttACATCCAACAATCTTTAAGTGATGAAACTTCCTAAATTTTGGCTTAAAAATGAGCTCGataattttcaataatattttctgaaggccaattttgtttatagagaaaattttgtttatttatggttttggttgtgtgCTTTTAAGTTCTGTTTCGTTTATCGTTTTTCATTATtagtttggatatttaaaatgtctttcagtttcagtgttttttgaaaattaatattgtatttttgagaacaataaactttaacatttattgcaataactacTAATGCCATTTATCATGCAGCAAAATTTATCATTTAGGCTGCTTCTTTTAGGGGGTAACGAAATCTCTTAGGAGAAACggtttaattttctttacattCAGAAACTTGAAGACTGATTTGTCAttcttaaatgtaaaagaaagatccgattctgaaaaaaatctatattagTATCAGTAGGTCAGAGCTTAATTGATCGAAATTCAGCAACTGCATCTCACATCGGTGCATCTCtacaaacaaagaaattgtCCAAATgcaatattattaatattatatttcctttaaatcattttaggaGAAAACTAATAAAAGCCAGATAAGTGGGtgcatgtttgttaaaataacttACCACAAACCTTCAAAGTTGATGGTTATAATAGGGAATGTGCTCTAAAGAGCCAACAGAAGCAGCAAAAGAACAGGTACTACCCCATGTCATGTCTGAGAAGGCCACACACTGAAAGTGTTGGAACTTCCATCTTCTTCCTTCAGGTCAGGGTTCAAACGGAGACCTCGACCAGCAGAGCCCAAGGTCCCTAGATATGTGAATCGAATTAGATGCTTTGGATTCCACAAACCGACTCAAGCAGTATTCAGCTAAGTAACTATTCAAATGAACTTTATTAGAGAACTCCCTtcatttgacatgtttttcttgttaaaaacaCCTCACAAACAACAAAGAGCTACCGGGCACCATTGGACACACACGTCTCCACGTTCTCACATCCTCACTCGCGGCCCCCCAGAGTCTTCAGCAGGTGTCATCCACATCAAGAACACACTTACAGATCAGTTCAATTAACATGAAAGCACACACCATACAGCATTCAAATCAGATAATATAAGCAATACAAATATTCATCACAACATTCCACTACAGGTTTTATATTTCTGCACTTAGACATACttagaaggaaggaaaaaacttgcaaagaaaaaaaaaaaagaaaaagggacaaaTCTTGAAGTACTAATTAAAGAATGTCCATGTTAGGGGGAGGCGCTCGTCGCATCCGCAGCTTCCACTCACACACTCAGAAAAGCAGTCAAATTGGGCTCTACCACCGCACAACCAGTCCTTTCCACGCGTCTCTCTCCGTTCGCTCACTCATAGCTTCACTCCTCGCCACAAGCCATCCTCAATCGCACTCATCAGTTCTTAAAATGTCAGTTGCGCagttctctccttttttttttttttttgctctcttaaAAAAGTGGATAAAAGTGAAAACACCCACCGTCTTTTAGAACATGCGGAGTGAGGCCGTTCTTTGATGGCATAGCATTTACAGGTGGGAAGAGGGAGAATGATACGGGTATCACCCCAAGAATGCTGCCAAAGAGGAGCTTCGTCGCGGGGAAATGGAAGAGAGGTGAACTGCAGAAGAGATTTCAGTGAAGGCTTTTCCACAGAACTTGACTGCAAATAAAgttgcacttaaaaaaaaaaaaaaaaaaaaaaaaaagacatttaagttTCAACCAGATTCTTTCCAATGCAAGATTGCCTCTCAAGCCGATGGTGACAAAAGCCATGGTGAACCGCAGACATTCATGCATTTTCTAAATGGGCATCACATTTCACAATACATGCATTAAAGAATCCAGTTGAAATGGatacaaacaaacaagacagCAAAAATAGCACTTTAGTCAGAGATCCTGGTAAACAATTCACTTCAACAGTTCCTAAATTAGatctttagcattttttttttctccaaatgtacAAAACGTCTTTCACCAAAGTGTTTAGTTTTCAGATACGCATCAAcaccagaaataaacttttgaaaagACTTATCTCTCTCACAATACTTACCATAGAAACACTTAACTTACATACCCCACCCAGAGGACTTTGACTCCATGCTGGACCCAAACCCTGAGCTAAACCCGCTGCCACTGGTCGTAGAGTTTGACCCTGAGCCCCAGCCCAGACTGGCCGAGCTGGTGCCGTAGTTGCTGTTGCCTGTGCTGAAAGACTGACCCTGGTCCCTGCTCGAACTGGTCCCACTAGAGCTGCTGCCTGAGGTGGACGTCTGTTGCTGGCTCGCCAGCATACCCATCATACCCCAACTACTTTGCAGAGCAGCCTGAGCAGCGGCCATCATGGCGGGGTTCAGGCTAAACGACCCGAAGTTAGCCAGACTACTGTTAGCGCTGCTCCCCAACCCACTACGGTTGCTACCGAACGCCTGGGCCCCGAAACCGTTCCCAAACCGGGCCGTACGGTCAAACTGCCTATTGCCATGTTTGGGCTCAGCGTTTGAGATGTGAACACTGACTCCTTTGATGATAAGGTCCTCTCCACAGAGAGACTGGGCGACCTGTCGggtcaaaacaacaacaaaaaacagcactTAACCCCTTACACGCATCAACTGTTTCTGCTTTTACgtcactttaaatgtttcagctcaaactaattttaatagaGAAAGATAACccaagtaaatgtaaaataatgatttcatttattaaagaaaaaaactatccAAATAATAAGTAATCGCTCCCTGttatgagaaattattttaattctatttaATAGTTAGCAGTAGGTCTGTTGGAATaagcaaaaaaatcaattaattgcatgataaattaaaaagtgctcaataatttccaattgcatgatttatcatttctttCCATCAAAAACTGGATACAAAAGTCTTCaatctggtgctttggtctttTTGTGAAGGACaactttgtttacagagacttcatcattaattagtttatttattttggacatttaaaatgtcatccagttccagagttaaatgttcattagaatctAAAGTTTATTGAACTTTGAGGATTTGTTCTTGCATTACCATTACACCGTTTCAAAGTGACCTCTAAAcaattgcaataatttctgggacaatttaacGTCCAGCAAAATGTCTTGATGAAGCACTGGACCAAGTTTAGTTGTCCAGCTATTTCTGAGGTTTGCTGGAGTCCcaagacttaaaaaatgtttttgtaattcttACAGGATTGATACATGCTAgaagttttgtttcttattcttgaatttctttggaTGGAGTCATGACTTGTTGCTTTTTAAGACCCGCCAGCCTACCTCCTGGCTCCAGGCAGGTTTTATATAAATGTCTTAGTTATGGAGGTTCTTCAGTAATCAAGCTTTACTACGGCTTGTGAAATTGATCtctgttttgcaaaaacattgagTTAATCACAATTAACATACAAGATATGTCTTATTTTATTAGgagcaaaactaatttaaaatacttttcttctCTGGTTATTGTTCTGACATCAAAACCAGTTTAAttagcagaaacatttaaatgtgatagaaaagcaaaacaaaaatgtattagaCATAACAACATACTTCTTTTGCATTTAATACAGTACCTGATCATCTGCAAATGTCACAAAGGCAAAAGCCCGGAATGGTTTGGGGATGAAGACGTCTGTGACTTCTCCATACTGCATGAAAAACTGCCGAAGGTCGTCTGTGGTCATGTCCTCTGTGCAGCGTCCGACAAACACTTTCCGGCTCCTCAGAGGCTCATCGGGACCTTGCTGTAAATAAACAGCAGAGGGGAAACGTAATTGTTACAGAGTGGTAATAGCAGATTTTTTCTGGCCAATATATGCAGCTATGTGGATGGACATTACCATATTCACCTTCGAGTTAGGAAGCTTGCAGTCACACCATCTCCCATCAATCATGTGGCGCTGGGAAATCACTTTTTCCTGAGCTTCGTACTCTGTGAATCTCACA comes from the Gambusia affinis linkage group LG07, SWU_Gaff_1.0, whole genome shotgun sequence genome and includes:
- the tardbpb gene encoding TAR DNA-binding protein 43 isoform X2; this encodes MAEGYIRVAEEENEEPMEIPAEDDGTVLLSTVAAQFPGACGLRFRSPVSQCMRGVRLVEGVLHAPENGWGNVVYVVNYPKDNKRKMDEIDASSAVKMKRGDMKTSDLIVLGLPWKTTEQDLKDYFSTFGEVIMVQVKRDAKTGNSKGFGFVRFTEYEAQEKVISQRHMIDGRWCDCKLPNSKQGPDEPLRSRKVFVGRCTEDMTTDDLRQFFMQYGEVTDVFIPKPFRAFAFVTFADDQVAQSLCGEDLIIKGVSVHISNAEPKHGNRQFDRTARFGNGFGAQAFGSNRSGLGSSANSSLANFGSFSLNPAMMAAAQAALQSSWGMMGMLASQQQTSTSGSSSSGTSSSRDQGQSFSTGNSNYGTSSASLGWGSGSNSTTSGSGFSSGFGSSMESKSSGWGM
- the tardbpb gene encoding TAR DNA-binding protein 43 isoform X1; translation: MAEGYIRVAEEENEEPMEIPAEDDGTVLLSTVAAQFPGACGLRFRSPVSQCMRGVRLVEGVLHAPENGWGNVVYVVNYPKDNKRKMDEIDASSAVKMKRGDMKTSDLIVLGLPWKTTEQDLKDYFSTFGEVIMVQVKRDAKTGNSKGFGFVRFTEYEAQEKVISQRHMIDGRWCDCKLPNSKVNMQGPDEPLRSRKVFVGRCTEDMTTDDLRQFFMQYGEVTDVFIPKPFRAFAFVTFADDQVAQSLCGEDLIIKGVSVHISNAEPKHGNRQFDRTARFGNGFGAQAFGSNRSGLGSSANSSLANFGSFSLNPAMMAAAQAALQSSWGMMGMLASQQQTSTSGSSSSGTSSSRDQGQSFSTGNSNYGTSSASLGWGSGSNSTTSGSGFSSGFGSSMESKSSGWGM